A stretch of the Nematostella vectensis chromosome 1, jaNemVect1.1, whole genome shotgun sequence genome encodes the following:
- the LOC5515866 gene encoding trichohyalin isoform X1, with the protein MDVDLKWIINEEERTRHDALFYSQNPENGFLSGEQARSLFIRSRLPLAELSKIWKLADVTRDIFLDVSEFATAMHLIQLRLKGFDIPEKLPSTLAPVRVPFVELPTMTIDERKAYQHIFDWKENNQSGSIDSIDWQETFKTNGQRRKGKGKISSSETSCELLALSNLDNTNLSRIWNLSDIDRDVKLSPDEFAIAIHLAHLCRNGYQLEGSIDVMGLLPPEDTKDTEEIQKQRLIVLQEEKRNLFSLKEKLCMQISLGVGEKDVSDNARLELNKVEERLYSIEKKETDLRKILQTLRDKSKREAFKPFDRNYLVKKHISGEDLFKGQKRSFKGNDDGVLFERILRDSKQFVEDSRAVNKSDTESSSRQPQEAAREAASSETASNNSTAHRLVNGQHNGEQSVITRETRVCTESMISSERTLHITPPTSHQNNIKALEDHISPVAAEGRVVQDVEQALQSQDDTLDDSFSWVPSGKREVIVKTVEEEVLVKPKPSAPKPEEPVILFKHESKSSDRVDEKLRQLEIEENEKKDFCSRSVVRPVEEEVIVGVAKTSESSASELDTLFSKLSSEEESSEMNGLNNNESLAHRKGPSPPPTGDQDNYKLPVGRVLSEQEEKNLIESGVLSKEKPAHYYREISKEDKLYIEDMRQKEAERQRVREAEEEKRRQAREELQRREEEIKREMFLRKHALQEVKGKLETQMVLADQDEVPVATSRMEGGTLIERELEEQRKREAEQRRMAQEINTLKEQEKEKERMRISKAMGGKQPTVNIDSGSSVPINRRPQKADAPSRDHRKSWIDLEVERQKEKEEALKQELAQRKHSTQSHHGNTNQKGQSATRSVELEAPVSVKNVAAVHSQPQYSTRQTSNTANSNPEEHRKQSEPIRPVVNREARTEAPASSTGTPRVKGVVESSGVHVKVDEVPSERESDAERRKREENERFRQESLKREADELMQQKRIREEELQRRRQQALQDAEKRKREEEERISLQRQQSESRRFAFQAHKVKLEERVLKSMEDKQVQESRQSRSSSTSSEEPLQVAPNAQRPPNTVAEASTEQVVMREKRRSVRDSLSCFEAPISREAPRDVRKNRFSLNLENTVKSNPDANKIAKTQRSSFCGDGLFAREVQEQQEREQELLRRASAHRVHENKGAREGTPEHASSTAPNVIFIPKGNPPPKDMPQRKDSRSSSFKDHVDGQRAELEDMSEERILREIEELRQKELEIQARRTMLEKMAAPTIASASSLSRKELSDVKKNPVPNKIQMRKAPVINALSKPAAAAAPSRQPGPVQSTPPTSSMEPKPAIKEPAKTAFYRKSFIELEREKELQREEELRKEREAVKQELAAKAQLQRK; encoded by the exons GAAACTTGCAGATGTTACAAGGGACATTTTCTTGGATGTATCTGAATTTGCCACTGCAATGCATTTAATACAATTACGGCTAAAAGGTTTTGATATTCCTGAGAAGCTGCCCTCGACGCTAGCACCAGTGAGGGTCCCTTTTGTTGAATTACCAACCATGACAATAGACGAACGAAAAGCATACCAGCACATCTTTGACTGGAAGGAaaacaaccaatcaggatCAATTGACA GTATAGATTGGCAAGAAACCTTCAAAACCAATGGGCAGAGAAGAAAGGGGAAGGGAAAGATCAGCAGTT CTGAAACATCTTGTGAGTTACTGGCTTTGTCAAACTTGGACAATACAAACCTGTCAAGAATATG GAACCTGTCAGATATTGATCGAGATGTAAAATTATCACCTGATGAGTTTGCTATTGCAATTCACTTAGCTCATCTCTGCAGAAATG GGTACCAGCTAGAAGGAAGCATAGATGTTATGGGGTTGCTTCCACCTGAG GATACAAAAGATACAgaggaaattcaaaaacaaAG ATTAATAGTGCTACAAGAAGAGAAACGAAATTTGTTCTCTTTGAAG GAGAAATTGTGCATGCAAATATCTCTCGGCGTGGGTGAGAAGGACGTCTCGGACAATGCCCGTTTGGAGCTTAACAAAGTGGAAGAGAGATTATACAGCATCGAAAAGAAGGAGACCGATCTACGAAAG ATCCTTCAAACGCTTCGAGACAAATCCAAGAGGGAAGCTTTTAAGCCGTTTGACCGAAACTACCTCGTCAAGAAACACATCTCTGGCGAGGACCTGTTCAAAGGACAGAAGAGAAGCTTTAAAGGCAACGACGATGGAGTACTGTTCGAGAGGATTCTAAGAGACAGCAAACAATTCGTCG AAGACAGTCGGGCAGTTAACAAGAGTGATACAGAATCATCATCGAGACAACCACAAGAAGCAGCTCGAGAGGCGGCATCGAGTGAAACCGCTAGCAACAACTCAACAGCGCACAGGCTCGTGAATGGCCAACACAACggagaacaatcagttatcaccCGAGAAACCCGTGTATGCACTGAATCCATGATATCGAGCGAGCGGACTCTCCACATCACTCCCCCAACAAGTCACCAAAACAATATCAAG GCATTAGAAGACCACATATCCCCAGTTGCTGCTGAGGGGAGAGTCGTGCAAGACGTTGAGCAAGCGCTCCAGTCCCAAGACGACACGCTAGACGATTCATTTTCTTGGGTACCTTCAGGCAAGAGAGAAGTCATCGTCAAAACAGTCGAAGAGGAAGTACTTGTAAAACCTAAACCCTCCGCGCCAAAACCAGAAGAGCCCGTAATATTATTCAAACACGAATCTAAAAGTTCTGATCGCGTAGACGAGAAATTAAGGCAACTAGAGATCGaggaaaatgaaaagaaagatttTTGTTCGCGCTCGGTTGTAAGACCCGTTGAGGAGGAGGTTATAGTCGGTGTAGCGAAAACTTCCGAATCGTCAGCGTCAGAATTGGATACATTATTTAGTAAATTGTCCAGTGAAGAGGAATCCTCCGAAATGAATGGATTAAATAATAACGAAAGCCTTGCCCATAGGAAAGGGCCGAGCCCCCCACCCACGGGTGACCAGGATAATTATAAGCTTCCTGTAGGGCGGGTACTGTCTGAGCAAGAGGAGAAGAACCTGATAGAATCGGGTGTGCTGTCAAAGGAGAAGCCTGCGCACTACTACAGAGAGATCTCCAAGGAGGACAAGCTTTATATCGAGGACATGCGGCAGAAAGAGGCGGAAAGACAGCGAGTCCGCGAAGCGGAAGAGGAAAAAAGAAGGCAGGCCAGAGAAGAGTTACAAAGGAGAGAGGAAGAAATAAAGAGGGAAATGTTCTTAAGGAAGCACGCTCTGCAGGAGGTGAAAGGAAAATTAGAGACGCAGATGGTCCTGGCGGATCAAGACGAGGTTCCTGTGGCAACCTCACGTATGGAGGGTGGTACGCTGATTGAGCGAGAGCTCGAGGAGCAGAGAAAGAGAGAGGCGGAACAGAGACGCATGGCACAAGAGATTAATACCTTGAAGGAGCAGGAGAAAGAGAAGGAACGAATGCGAATAAGTAAGGCTATGGGCGGGAAGCAGCCAACGGTTAATATAGATTCGGGTAGTAGTGTACCAATAAACAGGAGACCGCAGAAAGCAGACGCACCGAgtcgcgatcatagaaaaagCTGGATCGATCTTGAAGTGGAGCGGCAGAAAGAGAAAGAGGAAGCACTAAAACAAGAACTTGCTCAGCGAAAACACAGCACACAATCACATCACGGCAATACCAACCAAAAAGGGCAATCAGCAACGCGTTCAGTTGAGCTCGAGGCGCCTGTCAGTGTTAAGAACGTTGCTGCCGTGCATTCCCAGCCACAATATTCAACAAGGCAGACCAGCAATACGGCCAATTCGAACCCTGAAGAACATAGAAAGCAGAGTGAACCCATCAGGCCGGTTGTAAACCGAGAGGCGCGCACCGAGGCGCCCGCGTCTTCAACCGGGACGCCAAGGGTGAAGGGTGTGGTCGAGTCAAGTGGGGTACACGTCAAGGTCGATGAAGTGCCTAGTGAGCGCGAGAGCGACGCGGAGCGACGGAAGAGGGAGGAAAACGAGAGGTTTCGTCAAGAGAGCCTAAAGCGTGAGGCCGATGAACTCATGCAGCAAAAACGAATCCGAGAGGAAGAGCTGCAAAGACGACGCCAACAAGCGCTCCAAGATGCTGAGAAACGAAAAAGAGAGGAAGAGGAGAGAATATCATTGCAGCGGCAACAGTCCGAATCAAGGCGGTTTGCCTTTCAGGCGCATAAGGTTAAGCTAGAGGAGCGTGTGTTGAAGTCGATGGAGGATAAACAGGTTCAAGAGTCTAGGCAAAGTCGTAGCTCCAGCACAAGCAGCGAGGAGCCGTTGCAAGTAGCACCGAACGCTCAAAGGCCACCCAATACGGTAGCCGAAGCAAGCACTGAGCAAGTCGTTATGCGAGAGAAGCGGCGAAGTGTGCGTGATTCGTTGTCTTGCTTTGAGGCGCCAATTAGTAGGGAAGCACCGAGAGATGTGCGTAAGAACAGGTTCTCTCTCAATTTAGAAAACACTGTCAAGTCAAACCCAGACGCTAATAAAATTGCAAAGACGCAAAGATCGTCGTTCTGCGGAGATGGCCTTTTTGCGCGAGAGGTCCAAGAACAGCAAGAAAGGGAACAAGAATTGCTAAGAAGAGCAAGTGCCCATCGAGTCCACGAGAACAAAGGCGCCAGAGAAGGTACACCGGAACATGCGTCTTCCACCGCGCCTAATGTAATCTTCATTCCTAAGGGTAACCCGCCTCCAAAGGACATGCCGCAAAGAAAGGACTCGCGCTCGTCCTCGTTCAAGGATCATGTAGATGGCCAGCGGGCGGAGCTAGAAGATATGTCTGAAGAGAGGATACTAAGAGAGATCGAGGAGTTGCGGCAGAAAGAGCTGGAAATTCAAGCACGGCGAACTATGCTGGAGAAGATGGCCGCCCCAACTATTGCGTCGGCATCGTCTTTATCCAGGAAGGAGCTTAGTGATGTGAAGAAGAATCCTGTGCCGAATAAAATCCAG aTGCGCAAAGCTCCTGTAATCAACGCTCTTTCTAAACCTGCAGCAGCCGCTGCTCCAAGCAGACAACCTGGTCCTGTCCAGTCCACACCGCCAACCTCCTCCATGGAACCAAAACCCGCGATTAAAGA ACCGGCGAAGACCGCATTTTATCGAAAGAGCTTCATCGAG TTGGAGCGAGAGAAAGAGCTTCAGCGAGAGGAGGAGCTTAGAAAAGAACGCGAGGCGGTGAAACAGGAGCTAGCGGCAAAG GCGCAGCTACAAAGGAAGTAA
- the LOC5515866 gene encoding actin cytoskeleton-regulatory complex protein PAN1 isoform X2, protein MDVDLKWIINEEERTRHDALFYSQNPENGFLSGEQARSLFIRSRLPLAELSKIWKLADVTRDIFLDVSEFATAMHLIQLRLKGFDIPEKLPSTLAPVRVPFVELPTMTIDERKAYQHIFDWKENNQSGSIDTETSCELLALSNLDNTNLSRIWNLSDIDRDVKLSPDEFAIAIHLAHLCRNGYQLEGSIDVMGLLPPEDTKDTEEIQKQRLIVLQEEKRNLFSLKEKLCMQISLGVGEKDVSDNARLELNKVEERLYSIEKKETDLRKILQTLRDKSKREAFKPFDRNYLVKKHISGEDLFKGQKRSFKGNDDGVLFERILRDSKQFVEDSRAVNKSDTESSSRQPQEAAREAASSETASNNSTAHRLVNGQHNGEQSVITRETRVCTESMISSERTLHITPPTSHQNNIKALEDHISPVAAEGRVVQDVEQALQSQDDTLDDSFSWVPSGKREVIVKTVEEEVLVKPKPSAPKPEEPVILFKHESKSSDRVDEKLRQLEIEENEKKDFCSRSVVRPVEEEVIVGVAKTSESSASELDTLFSKLSSEEESSEMNGLNNNESLAHRKGPSPPPTGDQDNYKLPVGRVLSEQEEKNLIESGVLSKEKPAHYYREISKEDKLYIEDMRQKEAERQRVREAEEEKRRQAREELQRREEEIKREMFLRKHALQEVKGKLETQMVLADQDEVPVATSRMEGGTLIERELEEQRKREAEQRRMAQEINTLKEQEKEKERMRISKAMGGKQPTVNIDSGSSVPINRRPQKADAPSRDHRKSWIDLEVERQKEKEEALKQELAQRKHSTQSHHGNTNQKGQSATRSVELEAPVSVKNVAAVHSQPQYSTRQTSNTANSNPEEHRKQSEPIRPVVNREARTEAPASSTGTPRVKGVVESSGVHVKVDEVPSERESDAERRKREENERFRQESLKREADELMQQKRIREEELQRRRQQALQDAEKRKREEEERISLQRQQSESRRFAFQAHKVKLEERVLKSMEDKQVQESRQSRSSSTSSEEPLQVAPNAQRPPNTVAEASTEQVVMREKRRSVRDSLSCFEAPISREAPRDVRKNRFSLNLENTVKSNPDANKIAKTQRSSFCGDGLFAREVQEQQEREQELLRRASAHRVHENKGAREGTPEHASSTAPNVIFIPKGNPPPKDMPQRKDSRSSSFKDHVDGQRAELEDMSEERILREIEELRQKELEIQARRTMLEKMAAPTIASASSLSRKELSDVKKNPVPNKIQMRKAPVINALSKPAAAAAPSRQPGPVQSTPPTSSMEPKPAIKEPAKTAFYRKSFIELEREKELQREEELRKEREAVKQELAAKAQLQRK, encoded by the exons GAAACTTGCAGATGTTACAAGGGACATTTTCTTGGATGTATCTGAATTTGCCACTGCAATGCATTTAATACAATTACGGCTAAAAGGTTTTGATATTCCTGAGAAGCTGCCCTCGACGCTAGCACCAGTGAGGGTCCCTTTTGTTGAATTACCAACCATGACAATAGACGAACGAAAAGCATACCAGCACATCTTTGACTGGAAGGAaaacaaccaatcaggatCAATTGACA CTGAAACATCTTGTGAGTTACTGGCTTTGTCAAACTTGGACAATACAAACCTGTCAAGAATATG GAACCTGTCAGATATTGATCGAGATGTAAAATTATCACCTGATGAGTTTGCTATTGCAATTCACTTAGCTCATCTCTGCAGAAATG GGTACCAGCTAGAAGGAAGCATAGATGTTATGGGGTTGCTTCCACCTGAG GATACAAAAGATACAgaggaaattcaaaaacaaAG ATTAATAGTGCTACAAGAAGAGAAACGAAATTTGTTCTCTTTGAAG GAGAAATTGTGCATGCAAATATCTCTCGGCGTGGGTGAGAAGGACGTCTCGGACAATGCCCGTTTGGAGCTTAACAAAGTGGAAGAGAGATTATACAGCATCGAAAAGAAGGAGACCGATCTACGAAAG ATCCTTCAAACGCTTCGAGACAAATCCAAGAGGGAAGCTTTTAAGCCGTTTGACCGAAACTACCTCGTCAAGAAACACATCTCTGGCGAGGACCTGTTCAAAGGACAGAAGAGAAGCTTTAAAGGCAACGACGATGGAGTACTGTTCGAGAGGATTCTAAGAGACAGCAAACAATTCGTCG AAGACAGTCGGGCAGTTAACAAGAGTGATACAGAATCATCATCGAGACAACCACAAGAAGCAGCTCGAGAGGCGGCATCGAGTGAAACCGCTAGCAACAACTCAACAGCGCACAGGCTCGTGAATGGCCAACACAACggagaacaatcagttatcaccCGAGAAACCCGTGTATGCACTGAATCCATGATATCGAGCGAGCGGACTCTCCACATCACTCCCCCAACAAGTCACCAAAACAATATCAAG GCATTAGAAGACCACATATCCCCAGTTGCTGCTGAGGGGAGAGTCGTGCAAGACGTTGAGCAAGCGCTCCAGTCCCAAGACGACACGCTAGACGATTCATTTTCTTGGGTACCTTCAGGCAAGAGAGAAGTCATCGTCAAAACAGTCGAAGAGGAAGTACTTGTAAAACCTAAACCCTCCGCGCCAAAACCAGAAGAGCCCGTAATATTATTCAAACACGAATCTAAAAGTTCTGATCGCGTAGACGAGAAATTAAGGCAACTAGAGATCGaggaaaatgaaaagaaagatttTTGTTCGCGCTCGGTTGTAAGACCCGTTGAGGAGGAGGTTATAGTCGGTGTAGCGAAAACTTCCGAATCGTCAGCGTCAGAATTGGATACATTATTTAGTAAATTGTCCAGTGAAGAGGAATCCTCCGAAATGAATGGATTAAATAATAACGAAAGCCTTGCCCATAGGAAAGGGCCGAGCCCCCCACCCACGGGTGACCAGGATAATTATAAGCTTCCTGTAGGGCGGGTACTGTCTGAGCAAGAGGAGAAGAACCTGATAGAATCGGGTGTGCTGTCAAAGGAGAAGCCTGCGCACTACTACAGAGAGATCTCCAAGGAGGACAAGCTTTATATCGAGGACATGCGGCAGAAAGAGGCGGAAAGACAGCGAGTCCGCGAAGCGGAAGAGGAAAAAAGAAGGCAGGCCAGAGAAGAGTTACAAAGGAGAGAGGAAGAAATAAAGAGGGAAATGTTCTTAAGGAAGCACGCTCTGCAGGAGGTGAAAGGAAAATTAGAGACGCAGATGGTCCTGGCGGATCAAGACGAGGTTCCTGTGGCAACCTCACGTATGGAGGGTGGTACGCTGATTGAGCGAGAGCTCGAGGAGCAGAGAAAGAGAGAGGCGGAACAGAGACGCATGGCACAAGAGATTAATACCTTGAAGGAGCAGGAGAAAGAGAAGGAACGAATGCGAATAAGTAAGGCTATGGGCGGGAAGCAGCCAACGGTTAATATAGATTCGGGTAGTAGTGTACCAATAAACAGGAGACCGCAGAAAGCAGACGCACCGAgtcgcgatcatagaaaaagCTGGATCGATCTTGAAGTGGAGCGGCAGAAAGAGAAAGAGGAAGCACTAAAACAAGAACTTGCTCAGCGAAAACACAGCACACAATCACATCACGGCAATACCAACCAAAAAGGGCAATCAGCAACGCGTTCAGTTGAGCTCGAGGCGCCTGTCAGTGTTAAGAACGTTGCTGCCGTGCATTCCCAGCCACAATATTCAACAAGGCAGACCAGCAATACGGCCAATTCGAACCCTGAAGAACATAGAAAGCAGAGTGAACCCATCAGGCCGGTTGTAAACCGAGAGGCGCGCACCGAGGCGCCCGCGTCTTCAACCGGGACGCCAAGGGTGAAGGGTGTGGTCGAGTCAAGTGGGGTACACGTCAAGGTCGATGAAGTGCCTAGTGAGCGCGAGAGCGACGCGGAGCGACGGAAGAGGGAGGAAAACGAGAGGTTTCGTCAAGAGAGCCTAAAGCGTGAGGCCGATGAACTCATGCAGCAAAAACGAATCCGAGAGGAAGAGCTGCAAAGACGACGCCAACAAGCGCTCCAAGATGCTGAGAAACGAAAAAGAGAGGAAGAGGAGAGAATATCATTGCAGCGGCAACAGTCCGAATCAAGGCGGTTTGCCTTTCAGGCGCATAAGGTTAAGCTAGAGGAGCGTGTGTTGAAGTCGATGGAGGATAAACAGGTTCAAGAGTCTAGGCAAAGTCGTAGCTCCAGCACAAGCAGCGAGGAGCCGTTGCAAGTAGCACCGAACGCTCAAAGGCCACCCAATACGGTAGCCGAAGCAAGCACTGAGCAAGTCGTTATGCGAGAGAAGCGGCGAAGTGTGCGTGATTCGTTGTCTTGCTTTGAGGCGCCAATTAGTAGGGAAGCACCGAGAGATGTGCGTAAGAACAGGTTCTCTCTCAATTTAGAAAACACTGTCAAGTCAAACCCAGACGCTAATAAAATTGCAAAGACGCAAAGATCGTCGTTCTGCGGAGATGGCCTTTTTGCGCGAGAGGTCCAAGAACAGCAAGAAAGGGAACAAGAATTGCTAAGAAGAGCAAGTGCCCATCGAGTCCACGAGAACAAAGGCGCCAGAGAAGGTACACCGGAACATGCGTCTTCCACCGCGCCTAATGTAATCTTCATTCCTAAGGGTAACCCGCCTCCAAAGGACATGCCGCAAAGAAAGGACTCGCGCTCGTCCTCGTTCAAGGATCATGTAGATGGCCAGCGGGCGGAGCTAGAAGATATGTCTGAAGAGAGGATACTAAGAGAGATCGAGGAGTTGCGGCAGAAAGAGCTGGAAATTCAAGCACGGCGAACTATGCTGGAGAAGATGGCCGCCCCAACTATTGCGTCGGCATCGTCTTTATCCAGGAAGGAGCTTAGTGATGTGAAGAAGAATCCTGTGCCGAATAAAATCCAG aTGCGCAAAGCTCCTGTAATCAACGCTCTTTCTAAACCTGCAGCAGCCGCTGCTCCAAGCAGACAACCTGGTCCTGTCCAGTCCACACCGCCAACCTCCTCCATGGAACCAAAACCCGCGATTAAAGA ACCGGCGAAGACCGCATTTTATCGAAAGAGCTTCATCGAG TTGGAGCGAGAGAAAGAGCTTCAGCGAGAGGAGGAGCTTAGAAAAGAACGCGAGGCGGTGAAACAGGAGCTAGCGGCAAAG GCGCAGCTACAAAGGAAGTAA